The Pseudomonadota bacterium genomic sequence GATCGGTCGATCGCTGAGCGTGTGGGGGCACACGGGCACCAGCACCATCGCATCGAGCTGCGGGGCCAGGATGGGGCCCCCGCAGGACAGGGCGTAGGCGGTGGAGCCCGTGGGGGAGGCGACGATCAAGCCGTCGCCGCCGTGCGTATTCACGAAGCCGCCGTCGATCCAGGTCTCGAACTCGAGCATGCGGCCGACGTCCACCTTTTGCAGGACCACGTCGTTCAGGGCGATGCCCGCGGGCTTGGCACTGCCTGGCAGGTAGGCGTTCAGCATCAGGCGCGTGACCACCGTGTAGCGGCCCGCCAGCACGTCGTTCACGCCCTCGACCATCTCCTCCGGTCCCAGGTCTGCCAGGAACCCCAGGCGGCCGCGGTTGACGCCGAGGATGGGCACGTTGTGACGCGCTACCAGGGGGGCGGCGTAGAGCATGGTGCCGTCGCCGCCGATGGCGATGGCAAGGTCCGCTTCGGCCACAGTGCGTTCGGCGCTACCGCTCGCCACGGCGCCGATGTGGTGGGCGATGCTGTCCTCGGCGCGGACCGTTACGCCGCGGCCCTTGAGGTGGCGGGCGAGGGCTTCCATGGGGGCGCCCACGCGCTCGTCCTCGTAGCGACCGAGCAGCGCTATTTGATTGAATCGGTTGACCATAAGCACCGGGAATCGTGGATGGGCGCAGTCTAGGCGCTACGCGGCGGCAACACCACCGCTCGCACCGTTTGCGCGCAGGTGTTAAGGACCATGACTTATGCTCAACAGTTGCTTGACGCGCTCCCGGGACGCGCATAACTTCCGTGCGATTCGCACGGCAGCGTCCCCAGGGACCCGGGGCCAACGAGGCAGCAGAGCCTGACCAGCACGGAGCGACATGACCGACTCTAGCGACAACCCTGAATTGAGTGAGCGCGCTCGCCAGCTGCTGAAGACGCTGGTCGAGTCGCACATTCGTGAGGGGCAGCCGATTGGCTCGCGCACGCTGTCGCGCAACTCCGGCCTGTCCTTGAGCGCGGCCACGGTGCGCAACGTGATGGTCGATCTCGAAGAGATGGGCTACGTCGATTCGCCCCACACCTCTGCCGGGCGCGTACCCACGGCCAAGGCCTACCGGTTGTTCGTGGATACGCTGGTCACGGTGAGTCCACCGGGCCAGGTCGAACTCGATCGCCTCCAGCGCGCCCTCGACCCGGGCCGCGCCTCCCGCGATCAGCTGGCCGACTCGGCGTCGAGCCTGCTCTCGGATATCACGCACCTGGCAGGCATCGTGTCGCTGCCGGTGACGCGCCACGCCTCCCTGCGGCAGATCGAGTTCCTGCCGCTCTCGGGCAGCCGCATCCTGGCAATCCTGGTGGTCAACTCGGAGGAGGTGCAGAACCGCATCCTGCAGCTCGATCGCGAGTACTCCGAGTCGGAGCTGCGCCGCGCCGCGAACTACCTCAATGAGCAGTTTGCGGGGAAGGAC encodes the following:
- the hrcA gene encoding heat-inducible transcriptional repressor HrcA, giving the protein MTDSSDNPELSERARQLLKTLVESHIREGQPIGSRTLSRNSGLSLSAATVRNVMVDLEEMGYVDSPHTSAGRVPTAKAYRLFVDTLVTVSPPGQVELDRLQRALDPGRASRDQLADSASSLLSDITHLAGIVSLPVTRHASLRQIEFLPLSGSRILAILVVNSEEVQNRILQLDREYSESELRRAANYLNEQFAGKDLMQVRQALIEELQTARDSMNAAMLDAIQIAHRALDGGEQQGAGGDYVLAGQTNLMGFQELSSTERLRELFEAFTRKQDVLHLLDQSLTADGVQIFIGQESEHNFLDGCSVVSAPYTLDGEVIGVLGVIGPTRMAYQRVIPIVDVTARLFGAALKSGG
- a CDS encoding NAD(+)/NADH kinase, with translation MVNRFNQIALLGRYEDERVGAPMEALARHLKGRGVTVRAEDSIAHHIGAVASGSAERTVAEADLAIAIGGDGTMLYAAPLVARHNVPILGVNRGRLGFLADLGPEEMVEGVNDVLAGRYTVVTRLMLNAYLPGSAKPAGIALNDVVLQKVDVGRMLEFETWIDGGFVNTHGGDGLIVASPTGSTAYALSCGGPILAPQLDAMVLVPVCPHTLSDRPIVIPSGQTVELRLGHRREGDAQVTTDGHLLGRLGPGESLRIGAAEQRVTLIHPPRHDYYQMLRQKLRWGRGRHARPGDV